A window of the Lepus europaeus isolate LE1 chromosome 5, mLepTim1.pri, whole genome shotgun sequence genome harbors these coding sequences:
- the LOC133760602 gene encoding uncharacterized protein LOC133760602, with amino-acid sequence MSGRQGSRSNAHSRLSQPNNASFPARAPSWTQSSGLNGANSLKRPRTPSGSEFSSCSSHSDRSFNPGSPRLPLRKICMGRPYNSKCVETSHLASHHNVAKKLAYRSSPHCLLCTDRPSGPSSPTFLDQLIKGINYLDRSTNAFYNSCPKSLSLPRLAANYLERAANSLYLDHLEQSAPRTYSSPSASVPCPDTSTPSTPSTPSTCMVPSPRGASTLQCLGEPSSLSCPRQPPYRSLTPLLPQRSGIKLPEIPLFGNGLFSLGRLPRFWEAIRSGWSAPEPIPKPSSWW; translated from the coding sequence ATGTCTGGACGCCAGGGGAGCCGCTCCAACGCTCACAGCCGCTTGAGCCAGCCCAACAATGCATCCTTTCCAGCCCGCGCTCCAAGCTGGACCCAGAGCTCCGGCCTGAATGGGGCGAACAGCCTCAAGCGCCCACGCACCCCGAGTGGCTCCGAGttcagcagctgcagcagccactcgGATCGCTCCTTCAACCCCGGCTCCCCCAGACTCCCACTGCGGAAGATCTGCATGGGCCGGCCCTACAACTCCAAGTGCGTGGAGACAAGCCACCTGGCCAGCCACCACAACGTGGCCAAGAAGCTTGCCTACCGCAGCAGCCCCCACTGCCTGCTCTGCACAGACCGTCCCTCGGGCCCTTCCAGCCCCACGTTCCTGGACCAACTCATCAAAGGCATCAACTACCTGGACCGATCCACCAACGCCTTCTACAACAGCTGCCCCAAGTCACTGAGCCTGCCCAGACTTGCAGCCAACTACCTGGAGCGAGCCGCCAACTCTCTTTACCTGGACCACCTGGAACAATCCGCACCACGCACTTACTCCAGCCCCAGCGCCAGTGTGCCCTGCCCAGACACCAGcacccccagcacccccagcaccCCCAGTACCTGCATGGTGCCGTCCCCTAGGGGTGCCAGCACTCTGCAGTGCCTGGGTGAGCCCAGCAGCCTGAGCTGTCCACGCCAGCCTCCTTACCGGAGCCTCACCCCCTTGCTACCCCAGAGGTCAGGTATAAAGCTGCCTGAGATTCCTTTGTTTGGCAACGGGCTCTTTTCCTTAGGTCGGCTGCCCAGGTTCTGGGAAGCAATCCGCTCAGGCTGGAGCGCCCCCGAGCCGATCCCCAAACCCTCTAGCTGGTGGTGA